From Bradyrhizobium sp. NDS-1, the proteins below share one genomic window:
- a CDS encoding TRAP transporter large permease, whose translation MLLLLGGFLVLMLLGVPVAIAMAASSLLYILVSGVTPDVTLAQRMIAGVESFPLLAVPFFILAGNLMNIAGVTGRIYKFAVALVGWMRGGLGHVNIVGSVIFSGMSGTAIADAAGLGTIEIKAMKDHGYSTEFSVGVTAASATLGPIIPPSLPFVIYGMMANVSIGALFLGGVIPGVVLTLFMMATVTYFAHKNKWGSDTPFSWPQLGSAGLEIAIVLSFPMAIWLMVMAGMSVNMAVVIGLGTLLIIDWYFDFSAVMALMAPVILIGGMTLGWFTPTEAAVAAVIWSLFLGLVRYRTMTFQTVAKATFDTIETTASVLFIVTAASIFAWLLTVSQAAQMLSDWMLSITQNKWVFLALANVLILFVGCFIDTTAAITILVPILLPIVLKLGIDPIHFGLIMTLNLMIGLLHPPLGMVLFVLARVAKLSVERTTVAILPWLVPLMLALIAITFIPELTLWLPKYMGLSK comes from the coding sequence ATGCTGCTGTTGCTCGGAGGCTTTCTCGTCCTGATGCTGCTCGGCGTTCCCGTGGCGATTGCCATGGCCGCGTCGTCGCTGCTCTACATCCTGGTCAGCGGCGTGACGCCGGACGTCACGCTGGCGCAGCGCATGATCGCCGGGGTCGAGAGCTTTCCGCTGCTCGCCGTGCCGTTCTTCATCCTGGCCGGCAATCTCATGAATATCGCCGGCGTCACGGGGCGCATCTACAAATTCGCCGTCGCGCTGGTGGGGTGGATGCGCGGCGGCCTCGGCCACGTCAACATCGTCGGTTCGGTGATCTTTTCCGGCATGTCCGGCACCGCCATCGCGGATGCCGCCGGCCTCGGCACCATCGAGATCAAGGCGATGAAGGACCACGGCTACTCCACCGAATTCTCGGTTGGCGTCACCGCGGCCTCGGCGACACTGGGGCCGATCATCCCGCCGTCGCTGCCCTTCGTGATCTACGGCATGATGGCGAACGTCTCGATCGGCGCGCTGTTCCTCGGCGGCGTCATTCCCGGCGTGGTGCTGACGCTGTTCATGATGGCGACCGTCACCTATTTCGCGCACAAGAACAAATGGGGCAGCGACACCCCGTTCTCCTGGCCGCAGCTCGGCTCGGCCGGGCTCGAGATCGCCATCGTGCTGTCCTTCCCGATGGCGATCTGGCTGATGGTGATGGCCGGCATGTCGGTCAACATGGCCGTCGTCATCGGCCTCGGCACGCTGCTCATCATCGACTGGTATTTCGACTTCTCAGCCGTGATGGCGCTGATGGCGCCGGTGATCCTGATCGGCGGCATGACGCTCGGCTGGTTCACGCCGACGGAAGCCGCGGTCGCTGCCGTGATCTGGTCCCTGTTCCTCGGTCTCGTGCGCTACCGCACCATGACGTTCCAGACCGTCGCCAAGGCGACGTTCGACACCATCGAGACCACCGCCTCGGTGCTGTTCATCGTCACGGCAGCCTCGATCTTCGCCTGGCTGCTGACGGTGTCGCAGGCGGCCCAGATGCTGTCGGACTGGATGCTCAGCATCACCCAGAACAAATGGGTGTTCCTGGCGCTCGCCAACGTGCTGATCCTGTTCGTCGGCTGCTTCATCGACACCACGGCGGCGATCACCATTCTGGTGCCGATCCTGCTGCCGATCGTGCTCAAGCTCGGCATCGATCCGATCCACTTCGGCCTGATCATGACGCTGAACCTGATGATCGGCCTGTTGCATCCGCCGCTCGGCATGGTGCTGTTCGTGCTCGCCCGCGTGGCAAAGCTCTCGGTCGAGCGCACGACGGTGGCCATCCTGCCCTGGCTGGTGCCGCTGATGCTCGCGCTGATCGCGATCACCTTCATTCCTGAACTCACCCTCTGGCTG
- a CDS encoding FadR/GntR family transcriptional regulator: MPLEAVEARRLYRQVADQLRSLIDSGEYAVGSRLPTERELAEQLKISRPTVREALIALEVEGRVRIRVGSGIYVIDPADAAPAPPAAGIEGPFELLRAREFLESAIAEQAARVATKDDVARIDASLLAMENVEHPGEASMVHDRAFHVAIAGSLGNAVLVRVVGELFDQRLNPYFAQLAHYFESPGTWRTALDEHRAVREAIAAHDPDAARDAMRAHLARSQERFAQNFGAENAAGSSPGRGRAARPAAKPSKPKDAPKKRTADSGARRR, encoded by the coding sequence GTGCCGCTGGAAGCTGTGGAGGCGAGACGGCTCTATCGCCAGGTCGCCGATCAATTGCGAAGCCTGATCGACAGCGGCGAGTACGCGGTCGGCAGCCGCTTGCCGACTGAGCGTGAGCTCGCCGAGCAGCTGAAGATCTCGCGGCCGACGGTGCGCGAAGCCCTGATCGCGCTCGAGGTCGAAGGCCGCGTCCGCATCCGCGTCGGGTCCGGCATCTATGTGATCGACCCCGCGGACGCTGCACCCGCGCCGCCAGCCGCCGGCATCGAAGGTCCGTTCGAGCTGTTGCGCGCCCGCGAATTCCTGGAAAGTGCGATCGCCGAGCAGGCCGCGCGCGTCGCGACCAAGGACGATGTCGCCCGCATCGATGCGTCCCTTCTCGCGATGGAGAATGTCGAGCATCCCGGCGAGGCCTCGATGGTCCACGACCGTGCGTTTCACGTCGCGATCGCCGGAAGCCTCGGCAATGCCGTTCTGGTACGCGTGGTGGGCGAGCTGTTCGACCAGCGTCTCAACCCCTATTTCGCGCAGCTTGCGCATTATTTCGAGAGCCCGGGCACCTGGCGCACCGCGCTCGACGAGCATCGCGCCGTGCGCGAGGCGATCGCGGCGCACGATCCGGACGCCGCGCGCGATGCGATGCGCGCTCATCTGGCGCGCTCGCAGGAGCGCTTTGCGCAGAATTTCGGCGCCGAGAACGCGGCGGGATCGTCGCCCGGACGCGGCCGCGCGGCGCGACCTGCGGCAAAGCCGTCCAAACCGAAAGATGCGCCGAAGAAGCGGACTGCGGACAGCGGCGCGCGGCGGCGATGA
- a CDS encoding sialic acid TRAP transporter substrate-binding protein SiaP: MTIAAMVSAATLLAATSASMAQTKLKWAHVYETSEPFHTASVWAAQEIGKRTNGRYAIDVYPASQLGKEADINQGLSLGSVDIIISGSSFAAKSFPPIGVTYYPYTFRDADHLLAYTKSDIFKELAKGYEDKSGHHIVAVTYYGVRQTSSNKPIKTCADMKGLKMRVPDVPAYLAMPRACGANTAPIAFAEVYLALQNGTVEAQENPLTTIEAKKFYEVQKHIVLTGHIVDHLNTVIAGALWKKLSDEDKKIFTDVAQEAAARATGEIKQNEAKLVAFFKDKGLTVTEVDKNEFRDTVLKNVAFETFGYRKADWEKIQAVK, translated from the coding sequence ATGACGATTGCAGCAATGGTCTCCGCCGCTACGCTGCTGGCCGCGACCAGCGCAAGCATGGCGCAGACCAAGCTCAAATGGGCTCATGTCTACGAGACCTCGGAGCCGTTCCACACCGCCTCGGTCTGGGCCGCGCAGGAGATCGGCAAGCGCACCAACGGGCGCTATGCGATCGACGTCTATCCGGCCTCGCAGCTCGGCAAGGAGGCCGACATCAACCAGGGCCTATCGCTCGGCTCGGTCGATATCATCATTTCCGGCTCGAGCTTCGCGGCCAAGAGCTTCCCGCCGATCGGCGTGACCTATTATCCCTACACCTTCCGCGATGCCGATCATCTGCTCGCCTACACCAAGAGCGACATCTTCAAGGAGCTCGCCAAGGGCTATGAGGACAAGAGCGGCCACCACATCGTCGCGGTGACCTATTACGGCGTGCGCCAGACCTCGTCGAACAAGCCGATCAAGACCTGCGCGGACATGAAGGGCCTGAAGATGCGCGTGCCCGACGTGCCGGCCTATCTTGCCATGCCCCGCGCCTGCGGCGCCAACACCGCACCGATCGCCTTCGCCGAAGTCTATCTCGCGCTCCAGAACGGCACCGTCGAGGCGCAGGAAAACCCGCTGACCACGATCGAGGCCAAGAAGTTCTATGAGGTGCAGAAGCACATCGTGCTGACCGGCCACATCGTCGATCACCTCAACACCGTGATCGCCGGCGCCCTTTGGAAGAAGCTCTCTGACGAAGACAAGAAGATCTTCACCGACGTCGCCCAAGAAGCCGCAGCCAGGGCGACCGGAGAGATCAAGCAGAACGAAGCCAAGCTGGTCGCCTTCTTCAAGGACAAGGGCCTGACCGTCACCGAGGTCGACAAGAACGAGTTCCGTGACACCGTGCTGAAGAACGTCGCGTTCGAGACCTTCGGCTATCGCAAGGCCGACTGGGAAAAGATCCAGGCGGTGAAATAA
- a CDS encoding TRAP transporter small permease, producing MSTAEIHRQITADEIAHTFEEEATPKVDLGVYAFEDWVALAIFWVMALAVFLQFFTRYVLNDSYAWTEEIATYCLIGVVFIGSAMCVRLSRHIQVDLVYRYLPHAAGRVLSTAIDLIRIAFFGYAIKLVWIYIQIIGDEQMTTINLPKDYVYYAVLFGFVLMFARSVQVAVQNWRQGYSVLERPGAYDGSEG from the coding sequence ATGTCGACCGCCGAAATCCACCGGCAGATCACCGCGGATGAGATTGCCCATACGTTCGAGGAAGAGGCGACGCCGAAGGTCGATCTCGGCGTGTACGCGTTCGAGGACTGGGTGGCGCTGGCAATCTTCTGGGTGATGGCGCTCGCCGTCTTCCTGCAGTTCTTCACCCGCTACGTGCTCAACGACAGCTACGCCTGGACCGAGGAGATCGCGACCTATTGCCTGATCGGCGTGGTCTTCATCGGCTCGGCGATGTGCGTGCGGCTGTCGCGGCACATCCAGGTCGACCTCGTCTATCGCTACCTGCCGCATGCCGCAGGCCGCGTGCTGTCGACGGCGATCGACCTGATCCGGATCGCCTTCTTCGGCTACGCCATCAAGCTGGTCTGGATCTACATCCAGATCATCGGCGACGAGCAGATGACCACGATCAATCTTCCCAAGGACTACGTCTATTACGCCGTGCTGTTCGGCTTCGTGCTGATGTTCGCACGCTCCGTGCAGGTGGCCGTCCAGAACTGGCGGCAGGGCTACTCGGTCCTCGAACGTCCGGGTGCCTACGACGGATCGGAAGGATAA